A single Lactuca sativa cultivar Salinas chromosome 8, Lsat_Salinas_v11, whole genome shotgun sequence DNA region contains:
- the LOC111884885 gene encoding zinc finger protein CONSTANS-LIKE 5 codes for MKRCVLCKSTAKVYCESDMASLCWSCDAKVHSANFLVARHSRSLLCQLCQSPTIWTASGDKLCPSTASICAKCVVEDISDDEDNGEEKVGGNDEYDGGVYADKLELEVSVNEIDNHVAPSSSTPLPPATSSSTSGDLSISDGGVSMKRKRQNVVDLNLTSEDDFDCSSANTNHLTPSSPIPEQDETTSFQSSSDSTAGKLKRIRQRNKISGDYMSSPVNRTSKSTRIAEFDLNSMP; via the exons ATGAAGAGATGTGTGCTTTGCAAATCTACGGCTAAAGTATACTGTGAATCAGACATGGCTAGCTTATGTTGGAGCTGCGATGCGAAAGTTCATTCAGCCAACTTCCTTGTAGCAAGGCATTCGAGGAGCCTTCTTTGCCAACTATGTCAGTCTCCGACGATTTGGACTGCCTCCGGCGATAAACTTTGCCCTTCCACGGCGTCGATCTGTGCAAAGTGTGTTGTTGAAGATATTTCCGACGATGAAGACAACGGAGAAGAGAAAGTCGGAGGTAACGATGAATACGACGGAGGCGTGTATGCCGATAAGCTTGAATTAGAGGTTTCAGTGAATGAAATTGATAATCACGTTGCGCCGTCGTCATCGACGCCGCTCCCACCGGCAACTAGTTCATCTACCAGCGGAGATTTATCGATTTCCGACGGAGGCGTTTCAATGAAGCGAAAACGCCAGAATGTTGTAGATCTTAATCTTACCTCTGAG GATGACTTCGATTGTTCATCGGCGAACACAAACCACCTTACGCCGTCGTCTCCGATTCCGGAACAAGACGAAACAACTTCGTTTCAGTCAAGCTCCGATTCAACCGCCGGAAAGCTGAAGAGAATCCGTCAACGTAACAAAATATCCGGCGACTACATGTCTTCTCCGGTCAACCGCACGAGTAAATCAACGAGAATCGCTGAATTTGATTTAAACTCGATGCCATAA